The following proteins are encoded in a genomic region of Cryptomeria japonica chromosome 11, Sugi_1.0, whole genome shotgun sequence:
- the LOC131068271 gene encoding histone chaperone RTT106 codes for MAFRASNRPRARKPIVPSEDPKAVFVVIRQTESEGGTSRVSVRGVHPTEEQAYSAAIADFIYGLEQEDRSMLPKVREIGKTKTLSLKDRLKSVQSCQDPTGERVEFVVKKSLAFHELKELGSEEFLSEPLMPCSYWDSSDEENYDPEEDEEEDDDDEDEEDEDEDMADLVNEEEALQGIEGSGSKHDDEGKKD; via the coding sequence ATGGCATTTCGCGCCAGCAACCGGCCTCGGGCAAGGAAGCCCATTGTTCCTTCGGAAGATCCCAAGGCTGTGTTTGTGGTGATTAGACAGACAGAGAGCGAGGGAGGCACCTCAAGGGTTTCTGTTCGCGGTGTCCATCCGACAGAAGAGCAGGCTTACAGCGCCGCCATTGCAGACTTTATTTACGGCCTGGAACAGGAGGACCGTTCAATGCTGCCAAAAGTGCGTGAGATTGGGAAGACGAAAACCCTATCCCTCAAAGATCGCCTGAAAAGCGTGCAGAGCTGTCAGGATCCTACCGGGGAGCGTGTCGAGTTCGTGGTGAAGAAATCTCTTGCTTTTCACGAGTTGAAAGAGTTGGGGTCGGAAGAATTTCTCAGCGAACCCTTGATGCCCTGCTCCTACTGGGATTCCAGCGACGAGGAAAACTACGACCCTGAGGAAGACGAGGAAgaggatgacgatgatgaggatgaggaggacgaggaCGAAGACATGGCGGACCTGGTTAACGAAGAAGAGGCATTGCAGGGTATCGAAGGATCTGGTTCCAAGCATGACGACGAAGGAAAAAAAGATTAA